Proteins encoded in a region of the Paenibacillus sp. W2I17 genome:
- a CDS encoding beta-glucoside-specific PTS transporter subunit IIABC, with product MNSKKLAQEILEHVGGNNNINQVIHCSTRLRFTLKNSKLANTEEIKRLDGVIGAVDSGGQYQVIIGNDVSYVYNELAPLISTETASDEVKPPRDYSPKGLFNAFANVIAGIFQPIIPAIAASGMLKALLLLATVFGIMAKEDQAYVFLNAIADAGFYFLPMLLAFSSANKFKANPYIAVLLGGVMLHPNMIGLLGGEEPVYFLGMNVPNVAYATSVIPIILTVWFMSYIERFADKVSPGPVKIFLKPLIVILIVAPISLIAIGPLGTYIGTGMSEGVFWIQDKVGWVTVVIMSMLMPFIVMFGMHKVFYPVIFGAIASPGYETLFLVSMLAANMAQGGGALAVAFKSKDPKMKQIALSAGISGMFGITEPAIYGVHLRLKKTFLACLIGAGAAGMFAGIVNLKAYTAVGPGLATLPIFVSDDPNNILYALITVAISSVIAFVGVFLIGFQDTAASAESGKAGKPSAEPVSPVRIDSQPQTSASGMKSKKVVFAPLEGKVLPLREVKDEAFSQEAMGQGMAIQPSVGKVFAPFDGTVETVFRTKHSIGLKSVEGVELLIHVGLDTVKLKGQHFDVKVNEGEQISHGQLLIEFDLEAIQAAGYDTTTPVIVTNSSDYLEILGNETAATTGPGKPLITVL from the coding sequence ATGAATTCCAAAAAGCTGGCTCAGGAAATTTTGGAGCATGTAGGTGGAAATAATAACATCAATCAAGTAATTCATTGTTCAACAAGATTACGTTTTACACTTAAAAATTCAAAGCTTGCCAATACAGAAGAGATCAAACGGTTGGATGGAGTTATAGGAGCCGTGGATAGTGGCGGGCAATATCAGGTCATCATTGGTAATGATGTAAGTTATGTATATAACGAACTGGCTCCATTAATAAGCACGGAAACGGCCAGTGATGAGGTTAAGCCTCCACGGGATTACAGTCCCAAGGGTTTGTTTAATGCTTTTGCCAATGTCATCGCAGGCATCTTCCAACCGATTATACCGGCCATTGCAGCCTCTGGAATGCTCAAAGCTCTGTTGTTGCTGGCTACCGTCTTTGGCATTATGGCAAAAGAAGATCAGGCCTACGTATTTTTGAACGCAATTGCGGATGCAGGATTTTATTTCCTGCCCATGCTGCTTGCCTTCTCAAGTGCTAATAAGTTCAAGGCCAATCCATATATAGCCGTATTACTTGGAGGCGTTATGCTTCACCCAAACATGATTGGTCTTCTGGGTGGAGAGGAACCGGTATATTTCCTTGGCATGAACGTACCCAATGTCGCTTATGCCACTTCCGTTATCCCAATTATTTTGACCGTTTGGTTCATGTCGTATATCGAACGTTTCGCTGATAAAGTATCACCCGGTCCTGTGAAAATATTTTTGAAGCCGCTCATTGTTATCCTGATAGTTGCCCCTATCTCACTGATTGCAATCGGTCCATTGGGCACATATATCGGTACAGGGATGTCAGAAGGTGTCTTCTGGATACAGGATAAAGTGGGCTGGGTAACCGTCGTTATTATGTCGATGTTGATGCCATTTATCGTGATGTTTGGCATGCACAAAGTGTTTTATCCTGTAATTTTTGGAGCAATTGCTTCACCAGGTTACGAGACGCTGTTCCTCGTTTCAATGCTTGCTGCCAATATGGCACAAGGAGGAGGGGCACTCGCCGTAGCTTTCAAATCGAAAGACCCAAAAATGAAACAGATCGCTCTCTCTGCCGGAATTTCCGGTATGTTCGGGATTACTGAACCAGCGATCTACGGGGTGCATCTCCGTTTGAAAAAGACATTTTTGGCATGCCTCATTGGCGCAGGAGCAGCGGGCATGTTCGCGGGAATCGTCAATCTAAAGGCGTATACAGCAGTTGGCCCTGGTCTTGCCACATTGCCTATCTTTGTCAGTGATGATCCCAACAATATTTTATATGCGCTGATTACCGTTGCGATTTCTTCCGTTATTGCCTTTGTAGGCGTGTTCCTAATCGGGTTTCAAGATACAGCAGCAAGTGCGGAGTCTGGTAAAGCGGGTAAGCCATCTGCTGAGCCCGTTTCTCCAGTCCGTATAGATTCTCAGCCGCAAACTTCGGCCTCCGGCATGAAGTCCAAAAAAGTGGTGTTTGCTCCATTGGAAGGTAAAGTTCTGCCATTAAGAGAGGTGAAGGACGAGGCCTTCTCGCAAGAAGCCATGGGACAAGGTATGGCCATTCAGCCAAGTGTTGGCAAGGTGTTTGCTCCGTTTGATGGTACCGTTGAGACGGTGTTCCGCACTAAACATTCCATCGGTCTGAAATCGGTAGAGGGGGTAGAACTCCTGATTCATGTCGGATTGGATACAGTGAAACTGAAAGGCCAGCATTTTGATGTGAAGGTGAACGAAGGAGAACAGATCTCTCATGGTCAGCTCCTGATCGAATTTGATCTTGAAGCTATACAAGCCGCAGGTTATGACACTACGACCCCTGTAATTGTGACCAATTCATCGGATTATCTGGAGATACTGGGCAATGAAACTGCGGCGACAACAGGACCGGGGAAACCATTAATTACGGTGTTATAA
- the licT gene encoding BglG family transcription antiterminator LicT → MEVIKILNSSIVLARRGEDDKEIIVMGKGIGYRSKPGDVVGEDEIEKIYVLENETISSDLTALMKETPKEYLILADEIISHAKHTLSRHLSDHLYVALTDHLYMAMKRFKENMTIQNRMLWEVKKFYPQEFSIGLHGLSLIQKQLGLSLPEEEAANIAFHLVNAQQNDDNMNQVMMMTNTVKDVLNIIKIHYQVELDTHSINYSRFLTHLQFFIQRLFEHKTLNTQDHELFEQIANKYPQEEACVLLIKDYIEARFEHTISNEEMMYLIIHINRVMSRN, encoded by the coding sequence ATGGAAGTCATAAAAATACTGAATTCGAGCATTGTTCTTGCCAGACGTGGTGAGGATGACAAGGAAATTATTGTGATGGGAAAGGGCATCGGCTACAGGAGCAAACCGGGAGATGTCGTGGGCGAGGATGAGATCGAGAAGATCTATGTCCTTGAAAATGAAACGATCTCTTCGGATCTCACCGCCCTGATGAAGGAAACACCAAAAGAATATCTAATTCTGGCTGATGAAATCATCTCCCATGCCAAACATACATTGTCCCGCCATCTGAGTGATCATCTCTATGTCGCATTAACAGATCACCTGTATATGGCCATGAAGCGATTCAAGGAGAATATGACGATCCAGAACCGAATGTTGTGGGAAGTGAAAAAGTTCTATCCACAGGAGTTCAGTATCGGGTTGCATGGTCTGTCTCTCATTCAAAAACAGCTTGGTCTCTCCCTGCCTGAGGAGGAAGCGGCGAATATTGCCTTTCATCTCGTTAATGCGCAGCAGAATGATGACAATATGAATCAGGTCATGATGATGACCAATACCGTCAAGGATGTACTCAATATTATCAAAATTCACTATCAAGTGGAACTGGATACACACAGCATCAACTATTCACGCTTTTTGACCCATTTGCAGTTTTTCATTCAACGACTTTTTGAGCATAAAACATTAAACACGCAGGATCATGAGCTCTTTGAGCAGATCGCGAATAAATATCCGCAGGAAGAAGCCTGCGTACTGCTAATCAAGGATTATATTGAAGCCCGGTTTGAACATACGATCTCCAACGAAGAGATGATGTATTTGATTATTCATATCAATCGGGTCATGAGTCGCAATTGA
- a CDS encoding glycoside hydrolase family 1 protein, producing MTNTTRTFPENFLWGGAIAANQAEGAWNVDGKGLSTADIAIYRKGVAKSEYKKHNAINEEQIKAAMDSTSDREYPKRRGIDFYHRYEEDLALFGEMGLKTLRLSIAWTRIFPNGNETEPNEAGLQFYDRVIDGMLKQGIEPLITLSHYEMPMYLVNHHGGWTDRKVVEYFVHFCKTVFTRYKDKVKYWITFNEIDSIVRHPFTSGGIVPERFENVEQAVYQGLHHQFVASALAVKYCHEIIPGSRIGCMLTKLTTYAHTCNPEDVLVASRDNQFNLMFTDVQVRGAYPYFTKRFFAEKGINLDMLEGDEEILKVHTVDFISFSYYMSLVSSVDGDRLEQVSGNTTGGVKNPYLQTNDWGWQIDPVGLRISLNELYSRYEVPLFIVENGIGAVDTIEADGSIQDDYRIDYFRSHIEQMHEAILDGVELLGYTSWGVIDLISYSSSEMEKRYGFIYVDQDNDGNGTLERKRKKSYYWYKDVIAKNGL from the coding sequence ATGACCAATACAACAAGAACGTTTCCAGAAAATTTTCTATGGGGAGGAGCGATTGCTGCCAATCAGGCAGAAGGAGCGTGGAATGTGGATGGCAAAGGTCTGTCTACAGCCGACATTGCTATCTATCGAAAAGGTGTAGCCAAGAGTGAGTATAAAAAACATAATGCGATCAATGAAGAACAGATCAAGGCTGCGATGGATTCTACCTCGGACAGAGAATATCCGAAACGCAGAGGCATTGATTTCTACCACCGTTACGAGGAGGATCTTGCCCTGTTTGGTGAGATGGGACTCAAAACGTTGCGACTATCCATTGCATGGACGCGAATTTTCCCGAATGGCAACGAAACTGAGCCGAATGAAGCCGGTTTGCAGTTCTATGACCGCGTTATTGATGGCATGCTGAAACAAGGGATTGAACCATTGATTACGTTGTCACATTATGAGATGCCGATGTATCTGGTGAATCACCATGGTGGATGGACGGATCGGAAAGTCGTCGAGTACTTTGTTCACTTTTGCAAAACCGTGTTCACCCGTTATAAGGACAAAGTGAAGTATTGGATTACATTTAATGAAATTGACAGCATTGTTCGTCATCCGTTTACGAGTGGTGGTATTGTTCCGGAGCGATTCGAAAATGTGGAGCAGGCCGTATATCAGGGGTTGCACCATCAATTTGTAGCAAGTGCGCTCGCAGTAAAGTACTGTCATGAGATCATTCCTGGCTCTCGGATCGGATGTATGCTTACCAAACTGACAACATACGCTCATACATGTAATCCCGAAGACGTACTCGTTGCTTCCCGGGATAATCAATTCAATCTTATGTTCACGGATGTACAGGTGCGTGGAGCGTATCCGTACTTTACGAAGAGGTTTTTTGCCGAAAAAGGGATTAACCTGGATATGCTTGAGGGGGATGAAGAGATTCTGAAAGTACACACTGTGGACTTTATCTCATTCAGTTATTATATGTCCCTGGTATCAAGTGTGGATGGCGACCGATTGGAGCAGGTGAGTGGCAATACAACTGGAGGGGTGAAGAACCCGTATCTGCAAACGAATGATTGGGGCTGGCAGATTGACCCGGTAGGTCTGCGCATCTCACTGAATGAACTGTATAGCCGTTATGAGGTGCCCTTGTTTATCGTTGAAAATGGGATTGGAGCGGTAGACACGATTGAAGCGGATGGTAGCATTCAGGATGATTATCGTATTGATTATTTCCGCTCTCACATTGAACAGATGCATGAGGCAATTCTGGACGGTGTTGAACTGCTGGGCTATACCAGTTGGGGAGTGATTGATCTGATTAGTTATTCTTCTTCAGAGATGGAGAAACGATATGGTTTTATTTATGTAGATCAGGATAATGACGGCAATGGAACACTGGAGAGAAAACGCAAAAAGAGTTACTATTGGTACAAAGATGTGATTGCGAAAAACGGTTTGTAA
- the leuC gene encoding 3-isopropylmalate dehydratase large subunit: MSKKTMFEKIWENHVIHQEEGKPSILYIDLHLVHEVTSPQAFEGLRLSGRKVRRPELTFATMDHNVPTKDRFNITDPISKQQIDTLSQNCRDFGVKLYDLDTIDQGVVHVMGPELGLTHPGKTIVCGDSHTSTHGAFGALAFGIGTSEVEHVMATQCLQQAKAKTMEVRFVGKRNPGVTAKDMILAVIAKYGTDFATGYVIEYTGESIRELSMEERMTVCNMSIEGGARAGLIAPDETTFEYLRGREYVPADAKFDEAVEGWKQLVTDEGAEFDHVVEIDVETLIPQVTWGTSPGMGTDISSKVPVPAELPTENERKAAEKALEYMGLEPGTPIAEIPIDYVFIGSCTNGRIEDLRAAAQVAKGHTVSSQVTAIVVPGSGRVKIQAEQEGLDKIFTEAGFEWRDAGCSMCLAMNPDVLKPGQRCASTSNRNFEGRQGRGGRTHLVSPAMAAAAAVKGHFVDVRDWNFKTEAAI; this comes from the coding sequence ATGAGTAAAAAAACGATGTTTGAGAAAATTTGGGAAAATCACGTAATTCATCAAGAAGAAGGCAAACCAAGCATTCTGTATATCGATCTGCATCTGGTGCACGAAGTAACTTCTCCACAGGCATTTGAAGGTCTTCGTCTCAGCGGACGTAAAGTTCGTCGCCCTGAACTGACATTTGCAACAATGGACCACAACGTTCCAACGAAAGACCGTTTCAACATCACAGATCCTATCTCCAAACAACAAATTGATACACTTTCGCAAAACTGCCGTGATTTCGGCGTGAAATTGTATGATCTGGACACGATTGATCAAGGCGTTGTGCACGTTATGGGACCTGAACTGGGTCTGACTCACCCGGGTAAAACGATTGTATGTGGTGACAGTCATACGTCCACACACGGTGCGTTTGGCGCACTGGCATTCGGAATCGGAACAAGTGAAGTTGAGCACGTTATGGCAACTCAATGTTTGCAACAAGCAAAAGCCAAAACGATGGAAGTTCGTTTTGTCGGCAAACGTAACCCGGGTGTAACCGCAAAAGACATGATCCTCGCAGTCATCGCCAAATACGGTACAGACTTTGCAACAGGTTATGTTATTGAGTACACAGGTGAGTCCATCCGTGAGTTGAGCATGGAAGAGCGTATGACCGTCTGCAACATGTCCATCGAAGGTGGAGCAAGAGCAGGATTGATCGCGCCGGATGAAACAACATTTGAATATCTGCGTGGACGTGAATACGTACCAGCGGATGCGAAGTTTGATGAAGCGGTAGAGGGTTGGAAACAACTTGTAACAGATGAGGGTGCGGAGTTCGACCATGTGGTTGAAATCGATGTGGAGACATTGATTCCGCAAGTAACTTGGGGAACAAGCCCAGGTATGGGAACCGACATTTCTTCGAAAGTTCCTGTTCCGGCTGAATTGCCTACAGAAAACGAACGCAAAGCGGCTGAAAAAGCGCTTGAATATATGGGACTTGAACCGGGAACACCAATCGCTGAGATTCCAATTGATTATGTATTTATCGGTTCTTGCACCAATGGACGGATCGAAGATCTGCGTGCAGCAGCACAAGTGGCTAAAGGTCACACGGTATCCAGTCAGGTTACAGCAATTGTTGTACCAGGCTCAGGACGTGTTAAAATTCAGGCTGAACAAGAAGGTTTGGATAAAATCTTTACGGAAGCTGGATTTGAATGGCGTGATGCGGGATGCAGTATGTGTCTGGCAATGAACCCGGATGTATTGAAGCCAGGTCAACGTTGTGCTTCGACGTCCAACCGTAACTTTGAAGGACGCCAAGGACGTGGAGGACGTACGCACCTGGTATCTCCGGCAATGGCAGCAGCAGCAGCGGTTAAGGGTCACTTTGTGGACGTACGGGACTGGAATTTCAAAACAGAAGCAGCGATCTAA
- the leuD gene encoding 3-isopropylmalate dehydratase small subunit, which translates to MEEFKTLQGIVAPVDRVNVDTDAIIPKQFLKRIERTGFGQFLFYEWRFDEEGNNNASFEMNKPRYEGASILISRANFGCGSSREHAPWAILDYGFRCVIAPSYADIFYNNCFKNGILPIKLSEEQVEDLFQRTATHEGYEMNVNLENKTITDAYGLHIDFDLDEHRRQFLLQGLDDIGLTLQHDDEIAAYEQRHAAKLFG; encoded by the coding sequence ATGGAAGAATTCAAAACATTACAAGGCATTGTTGCACCGGTAGACCGGGTCAATGTAGATACAGACGCAATCATTCCAAAACAGTTCCTGAAACGGATTGAGCGTACCGGATTTGGACAATTTTTGTTCTATGAATGGCGTTTTGATGAAGAGGGCAACAATAATGCTTCCTTTGAAATGAACAAACCTCGTTATGAAGGGGCATCCATCCTGATCTCACGTGCCAACTTTGGCTGTGGATCTTCCCGTGAGCATGCGCCATGGGCGATTTTGGACTATGGATTCCGTTGTGTCATCGCTCCATCTTATGCAGACATCTTCTATAATAACTGCTTTAAGAACGGAATCTTGCCAATCAAGTTGTCAGAAGAGCAAGTTGAAGACTTGTTCCAACGTACAGCGACACATGAAGGTTATGAGATGAATGTAAATCTGGAAAACAAAACGATTACTGATGCATACGGACTGCATATCGATTTTGATCTGGATGAGCACCGTCGTCAATTCCTGTTGCAAGGATTGGACGATATCGGTCTGACTCTTCAACATGACGATGAGATCGCTGCTTACGAACAACGCCACGCGGCAAAACTGTTCGGTTAA